In one Agathobacter rectalis ATCC 33656 genomic region, the following are encoded:
- a CDS encoding DDE-type integrase/transposase/recombinase has translation MDIILYLLLFIQYQHKQICWLFNFICRYIPLKQWVFDDSHSPKYQKFKIDKLPKIIYYEKWDYKDYIPYLEWKYGKKIKPVSRRSECDIDDNCTCPRCNAPKPYLYKNNGSKGQILCKVCSTAFSPEENRFSKSYSLKCPHCNHSLAHKKDRKHFVVHKCVNPKCPYYLHNLNKVDKKDLKEDYGKNKYKLHYIYREFQIDFFRMDLNTLPKNASSLKFSKHDQHVMSLCLTYKVNLGLSLRKTAQALKDIHGISISHQQVANYCKTASACIKPFVDNYDYKTGNVFTADETYIKIRGIKTYIWFIMDSAKRSVIGYQVSDNRGVGPCILAMRMAFRHLKELPKNFKFIADGYSAYPLAAQQFFHEFGDKFKFEITQVIGLTNDDEVSKEFRPYKQMIERLNRTYKASYRKTNGFDNIDGANYDLALWVAYYNFLRPHKHNNYKVLNEVEMLSQADTMLGKWQLLIFLGQQTILNLQHGEAANCS, from the coding sequence ATGGACATTATACTTTATTTACTTCTATTTATTCAATACCAACATAAACAAATCTGCTGGCTTTTTAATTTTATCTGCAGATATATTCCCCTTAAGCAGTGGGTCTTCGATGACTCCCATTCTCCCAAATATCAAAAATTCAAGATTGATAAGCTCCCAAAAATAATCTATTACGAAAAATGGGATTACAAAGACTACATTCCTTACCTCGAATGGAAGTATGGCAAGAAAATCAAACCTGTCAGCCGCCGTTCTGAATGTGATATTGATGACAACTGTACCTGTCCACGTTGCAATGCTCCAAAGCCTTATCTCTACAAGAATAATGGTTCAAAAGGACAGATTCTGTGCAAAGTATGCTCCACCGCATTCTCTCCGGAAGAAAACCGTTTTTCAAAGTCCTACTCCCTCAAATGCCCGCACTGCAATCACTCGCTGGCTCATAAGAAAGACCGCAAACACTTTGTTGTCCACAAATGCGTAAATCCAAAATGTCCTTACTACCTCCACAATCTAAACAAGGTTGATAAAAAAGACCTTAAGGAGGACTATGGCAAGAACAAATATAAACTCCATTACATCTACCGGGAATTCCAGATAGATTTCTTTCGCATGGATTTAAACACTCTTCCCAAGAATGCTTCTTCCCTAAAATTCAGTAAACATGACCAGCATGTCATGTCTCTTTGTCTTACCTACAAAGTGAATCTTGGGTTATCGCTTCGTAAAACCGCTCAGGCATTGAAGGACATACACGGCATCAGCATCTCACACCAGCAAGTTGCCAACTATTGTAAAACCGCCTCTGCCTGCATAAAACCTTTCGTAGACAACTACGATTACAAAACTGGCAATGTATTTACTGCCGATGAAACATACATCAAAATCCGTGGTATCAAAACCTATATCTGGTTTATCATGGATTCTGCCAAACGCTCTGTTATCGGCTATCAGGTATCTGATAATCGTGGTGTTGGTCCATGCATTCTGGCAATGCGGATGGCCTTCCGGCATCTAAAAGAACTGCCTAAGAACTTTAAGTTCATTGCAGATGGCTACAGTGCATATCCCCTTGCCGCCCAGCAGTTCTTCCATGAATTCGGTGATAAGTTTAAGTTTGAAATCACACAAGTAATCGGACTCACCAATGACGATGAGGTTTCTAAAGAATTCAGACCTTACAAGCAGATGATTGAACGCTTAAACCGTACATACAAAGCTTCCTATCGTAAAACCAACGGCTTTGATAACATCGATGGAGCCAACTATGATCTCGCCCTCTGGGTTGCTTATTACAACTTCCTAAGACCACATAAACACAACAACTATAAAGTCTTAAATGAAGTCGAAATGCTGTCTCAGGCTGACACGATGCTGGGCAAATGGCAGCTTCTCATCTTCCTTGGTCAACAGACGATTCTGAACCTGCAACACGGCGAAGCCGCTAACTGTTCTTAG
- a CDS encoding extracellular solute-binding protein — protein MKKRVLSLLLCTAMTIGTLSGCGKEAGNDEGKATEALGNDAEDEMTEVKIWHDGDENIMQTIADCANEKLAEDNIKVTFEKKSGLTDQLQLYGNDESNGPDMYLYAHDSLGTFAEMGILAPITDVISEDVMADLLPMTVEAGNYKDTQYLMPVYYETLLFMYNKAKWEGDVPETTDELYDYMVAHTDVNAGTYALVNQHSTAYNVAPVINGFGGYIIDKDANPGLNTQETKDAIAYNKKFAALEADGDYNTVTALFNEGQAAAIIGGPWLVSGIKAAGIDLGIKSLADFKLPNGNGLAPYSGVQSIGVLKYAAENKKEAIAKVLETIASPEVGIALANKSNCAPANSKAYDDADVAANEMIMAMKATAETAQPMPNIPQMSVMWGPAEAFLAAVNKSGEDIDTAAETYQQEALDAIADMQ, from the coding sequence ATGAAGAAAAGGGTGTTGAGTTTGTTGCTCTGTACCGCAATGACAATCGGCACATTATCCGGTTGTGGAAAAGAAGCAGGAAATGACGAAGGAAAGGCTACAGAAGCACTTGGAAATGATGCAGAGGATGAAATGACAGAGGTAAAAATCTGGCATGATGGGGATGAGAATATCATGCAGACCATTGCGGATTGTGCGAATGAGAAACTGGCAGAGGATAATATCAAGGTTACCTTTGAAAAGAAGAGCGGTCTGACCGACCAGCTTCAGTTATATGGAAATGATGAATCCAACGGACCGGATATGTATCTTTATGCACATGATTCATTGGGAACATTTGCAGAAATGGGGATTTTAGCTCCGATTACGGATGTTATCAGTGAGGATGTAATGGCGGATTTATTACCGATGACCGTAGAAGCAGGTAATTATAAGGATACCCAGTACCTGATGCCGGTTTATTATGAGACATTGCTCTTTATGTATAATAAGGCAAAATGGGAAGGTGATGTGCCGGAAACAACAGATGAACTGTATGATTATATGGTAGCGCATACCGATGTGAATGCAGGAACTTATGCGCTGGTAAATCAGCATTCTACCGCATACAATGTGGCACCGGTGATCAATGGTTTTGGTGGATATATTATTGATAAAGATGCAAATCCTGGATTAAATACACAGGAAACCAAGGATGCTATCGCATACAATAAGAAATTTGCAGCATTGGAGGCAGACGGAGATTACAACACAGTAACTGCATTATTCAATGAAGGCCAGGCAGCAGCAATCATCGGTGGACCATGGCTGGTATCCGGAATCAAGGCAGCGGGCATTGATCTTGGTATTAAATCTTTAGCGGATTTTAAACTTCCGAATGGAAACGGACTGGCACCATATTCAGGTGTACAGAGCATTGGTGTCTTAAAATATGCAGCAGAAAATAAGAAAGAAGCAATTGCAAAAGTATTAGAGACAATTGCAAGTCCGGAAGTAGGTATTGCACTGGCGAATAAATCAAACTGTGCACCGGCAAACAGCAAAGCATATGATGACGCAGATGTTGCTGCAAATGAGATGATTATGGCAATGAAAGCAACTGCAGAAACTGCACAGCCTATGCCAAACATTCCGCAGATGAGCGTTATGTGGGGTCCGGCAGAAGCATTTTTGGCGGCAGTCAACAAATCCGGGGAGGATATTGATACTGCAGCAGAAACTTATCAGCAGGAGGCATTGGATGCTATTGCAGATATGCAGTAA
- a CDS encoding carbohydrate ABC transporter permease encodes MKNKRKLTPWLYSMPALILIGMVIVFPIIYTGYISLTNMNLFHWSNYEFIGLSNYSRALLKADSGFLGALFTTLLWTTLNMVIQVVVAYFIALGFQREDLKGKRVYKTLLMFPWAMPAYVSILLWRVGIYNTEFGLLNKILVALGFGKVNFLSTNVPAFLSCMTLNLWMALPFMIMMIDGALSSIDRSYYESAELDGAGFWSKNIHITVPAMKGIIAPAVIMTTFTTFKQFDIVYLLTMQKGAYSGATLQTIITYAQQNAFVSNNYGLSSAVSIIIFFLIMVFSLFTNRGVKEENYD; translated from the coding sequence ATGAAGAACAAACGGAAATTAACGCCATGGCTTTACAGTATGCCGGCACTGATATTGATTGGAATGGTTATCGTATTCCCAATTATTTATACGGGCTATATATCACTGACCAATATGAATCTTTTTCACTGGTCAAATTATGAATTTATCGGACTATCCAACTATAGCAGGGCATTATTAAAGGCAGACTCCGGTTTCCTTGGAGCACTGTTTACAACATTACTTTGGACCACATTAAATATGGTGATACAGGTAGTTGTGGCATATTTTATTGCATTGGGATTTCAAAGAGAAGATTTAAAGGGAAAACGTGTATACAAGACTCTTTTGATGTTCCCGTGGGCAATGCCTGCATATGTGTCCATTCTTTTGTGGAGGGTAGGCATTTATAACACAGAGTTTGGTCTTCTGAATAAGATTCTGGTGGCACTTGGCTTTGGAAAGGTAAATTTCCTTTCCACCAATGTGCCGGCATTTCTCTCCTGCATGACTCTAAACCTGTGGATGGCATTGCCGTTTATGATTATGATGATAGACGGTGCACTGTCCAGCATTGACCGCAGCTATTATGAAAGCGCAGAACTGGATGGAGCAGGTTTCTGGTCGAAGAACATCCATATTACCGTTCCGGCAATGAAAGGAATTATTGCACCGGCGGTTATTATGACGACATTTACCACATTTAAGCAGTTTGATATCGTATATCTTCTTACGATGCAGAAGGGAGCATATTCAGGGGCAACCTTACAGACCATAATTACTTATGCACAGCAGAATGCGTTTGTTTCAAATAACTATGGGCTGTCCTCTGCGGTATCCATTATTATCTTTTTCCTCATCATGGTATTTTCGCTGTTTACCAATCGAGGGGTAAAGGAGGAAAATTATGACTAA
- a CDS encoding sugar ABC transporter permease translates to MTKKKRKQILQLSGLHIFYIILCLLALVPILYALNLSFERGGGALSSGLSLFPKEFTLDNYKNILTQKPFLRWFYNSAVLSFFTMVIAIGFAMVSSYAFSRYRFKGRNGILKLLLLLNAFPQILSMFALFRLLKQMNMLDTKLGLVIIYAGSMCIFSIWNMKGYFDTIPIEIEEASKIDGASDFQLLWKVVMPLARPAIIVTSVMVLIFVWNEYLFSTTFLLNENSYTLAGGLYQLQSNDYTRSWGMFSAAAILVSVPVLIIFFCIQKYMVSGLTAGGVKG, encoded by the coding sequence ATGACTAAGAAAAAGAGAAAACAGATTTTACAGCTTAGCGGATTACATATTTTTTATATTATACTGTGTCTGCTGGCACTGGTACCGATTTTATATGCGTTGAATCTTTCCTTTGAAAGGGGAGGTGGAGCATTGTCCTCCGGATTATCTTTGTTTCCAAAGGAATTTACACTGGATAATTATAAAAATATACTGACGCAGAAGCCGTTTTTGCGGTGGTTTTATAACTCTGCCGTATTAAGCTTCTTTACAATGGTCATTGCTATCGGATTTGCCATGGTGTCATCTTATGCATTTTCAAGATACCGTTTTAAGGGAAGAAATGGCATTTTAAAATTACTGCTTCTCTTAAATGCATTCCCGCAGATTCTGTCCATGTTTGCATTATTCCGTCTTTTAAAACAGATGAATATGCTGGATACGAAACTGGGACTGGTGATTATTTATGCGGGAAGCATGTGCATTTTCTCTATCTGGAATATGAAGGGGTATTTTGATACCATTCCGATAGAAATCGAAGAAGCATCGAAAATTGACGGTGCATCGGATTTCCAGCTGCTGTGGAAGGTAGTAATGCCGCTGGCTCGTCCGGCAATCATTGTAACTTCTGTGATGGTACTTATTTTTGTATGGAATGAATATCTGTTTTCCACAACATTTCTACTGAATGAAAACAGTTATACACTGGCAGGTGGATTATATCAGTTACAGTCCAACGATTACACCAGAAGCTGGGGAATGTTCTCCGCAGCCGCTATCCTGGTATCTGTTCCGGTGCTGATTATTTTCTTCTGTATACAAAAGTATATGGTATCCGGTCTTACTGCAGGTGGTGTGAAAGGATAG
- a CDS encoding glycoside hydrolase family 13 protein has product MEKEAILHIPLSQFAFAEKEDRLVIRIRCKKGDLKRCVLLWGDRVAMEEPLPVKQSEMEHVASDMLYDYYEVKITSPYTRVCYYFRLEDDTESLYYYGRGFAEKLSCGRAEYFQFPYIRREDILDIPEWAEDIVMYHIFPDSFANDRRKLTEKATRHMLLPDGKSDSNGKILPDRICKNHLGGTLKGICENLDYIEKLGINCIYLNPIFEAASYHKYDTIDYFEIDPCLGNKADLKELVQQCHKRGIRVILDGVFNHCGADFFAFRDVRQKGKASRYYNWFYHLPETIQYADPPDYEAFAYVKEMPKLNTGNPEVVEYLCNVGTYWIREADIDGWRLDVANEINHEFWRAFRHAVRAVKEDIFLIGEIWEEAGIWLQGDQFDSTMNYTFSYLCRDFFGKGELSVSEFDAQMQRMIYRYPWQVSLAQMNFLDSHDIPRFLSYCNGNRKRMELAFFYLFMGVGVPSVFYGDEVYIDGMKELEYRAAMDWQAVMEQQAENNRLQGNLAEKFSCWIALRKEHVALRKGNYRTIYCNDMMGVYVFLRSFGDDKVLVFLNTGTGSVTLTSVEVPQLQEKKIILSSCEGKLLVVL; this is encoded by the coding sequence ATGGAAAAAGAAGCAATTTTGCATATTCCACTGTCACAATTTGCTTTTGCAGAAAAAGAAGACCGGCTGGTAATAAGAATCCGTTGTAAAAAGGGCGATTTAAAACGGTGCGTGCTGCTTTGGGGAGACCGGGTGGCAATGGAAGAGCCACTTCCGGTGAAACAAAGTGAAATGGAACATGTGGCATCCGATATGCTTTATGATTATTATGAAGTTAAGATTACGTCTCCGTATACCAGGGTATGCTATTATTTCCGGTTAGAGGACGATACAGAAAGCCTTTATTATTATGGAAGAGGATTTGCAGAGAAACTGTCCTGTGGCAGGGCAGAATATTTCCAGTTTCCATATATTAGAAGAGAGGATATTTTAGATATCCCGGAGTGGGCAGAAGACATTGTTATGTATCATATTTTCCCGGACAGTTTTGCAAATGACAGACGGAAACTGACGGAAAAAGCAACAAGGCATATGCTTTTGCCGGATGGAAAAAGCGACAGCAATGGAAAAATTTTACCGGATCGGATTTGCAAGAATCATCTGGGTGGTACACTGAAAGGAATTTGTGAAAACCTTGACTATATCGAAAAGCTTGGAATTAACTGCATTTATCTGAATCCGATTTTTGAAGCAGCGTCTTATCATAAATATGATACCATTGACTATTTTGAAATCGACCCCTGTCTTGGAAATAAAGCGGATTTAAAAGAACTGGTGCAGCAGTGCCACAAGAGAGGAATCCGGGTTATTTTAGATGGAGTATTTAATCATTGTGGAGCAGATTTTTTTGCATTCCGGGATGTGCGGCAGAAGGGAAAAGCATCAAGATATTATAACTGGTTTTATCACCTGCCGGAAACGATACAGTACGCTGATCCGCCAGATTATGAGGCGTTTGCCTATGTAAAGGAAATGCCAAAGCTTAATACCGGAAATCCTGAAGTGGTGGAGTACCTTTGCAATGTTGGAACTTACTGGATTCGGGAAGCAGATATTGACGGCTGGCGCTTGGATGTGGCAAATGAAATCAATCATGAATTCTGGAGAGCCTTCCGTCATGCGGTGAGAGCGGTAAAAGAGGATATATTTCTAATAGGCGAAATCTGGGAAGAAGCAGGCATCTGGCTTCAGGGAGACCAGTTTGATTCTACGATGAATTATACTTTTTCTTATCTGTGCCGGGATTTTTTTGGAAAGGGAGAACTTTCGGTCAGTGAATTTGATGCCCAGATGCAGCGGATGATTTACCGCTACCCATGGCAGGTGAGCCTAGCACAGATGAATTTTCTGGATTCCCATGATATTCCGAGATTTTTAAGCTATTGCAATGGAAATAGAAAGAGAATGGAGCTGGCATTTTTCTATCTCTTTATGGGAGTGGGCGTGCCATCGGTATTCTACGGGGATGAAGTGTATATCGATGGAATGAAAGAACTGGAGTATCGGGCAGCCATGGACTGGCAGGCAGTAATGGAGCAGCAGGCAGAAAACAACAGATTACAGGGAAATCTGGCAGAGAAGTTCAGCTGCTGGATTGCACTCCGAAAAGAGCATGTGGCATTACGCAAGGGCAATTACCGGACAATTTACTGCAATGATATGATGGGAGTATATGTATTTTTACGTAGTTTTGGGGACGACAAAGTCCTGGTATTTTTAAATACCGGCACCGGCAGTGTGACACTGACATCAGTGGAGGTTCCGCAGCTGCAGGAAAAAAAGATAATTCTTTCTTCTTGTGAGGGAAAGCTTTTGGTTGTTTTGTAA
- a CDS encoding type II toxin-antitoxin system prevent-host-death family antitoxin: MPLIMPIKDLRNTTEISNIAHKEQEPIFITKNGYSDLVVMSSELYDKFARMNRIDQAIFESEQEIANGAEAVDAEIVFAELEKKHFG; encoded by the coding sequence ATGCCACTTATTATGCCTATTAAGGATTTACGCAATACAACCGAGATTTCCAATATTGCACATAAGGAACAGGAGCCTATTTTTATCACCAAAAACGGATATAGCGACTTGGTTGTAATGAGCAGTGAACTGTATGATAAATTTGCAAGAATGAATCGCATCGACCAAGCAATCTTCGAATCCGAGCAGGAAATCGCTAACGGAGCAGAAGCCGTTGATGCAGAAATAGTTTTTGCAGAATTGGAGAAAAAACATTTTGGATAA